The Natrinema amylolyticum genome includes the window CCTCATCCAATTAGTCGACTGATATGACGAGTCCCGAGGCACGCGAAGAGGCGGTGCTCGAGGCGGTCCGGCAGCGCCGCGAGCGGGTCAACGACGCGATCCCAGAGGAGTTGCCGATCAAACGGCCTGAACGACTCTACGAGGCCTCCCGCTACCTGCTCGACGCGGGCGGGAAGCGGCTACGGCCGGCCGTTCTGCTGACGACCGCGGAGGCATTGGCCGACGTCGAACCGCTGTCGACGGAGTACCGCTCGTTCGACGCACTCGATGGGAGCGGGCCGGTGGACGTCATGGCCGCCGCCGTCAGTGTCGAGGTCATTCAGTCGTTCACATTGATCCACGACGATATCATGGACGACGACGATCTCCGCCGGGGGGTTCCCGCCGTCCACAAGGAGTACGATCTCGAGACGGCGATCCTGGCCGGCGATACGCTCTACTCGAAGGCGTTCGAGATCATGCTCGATACGGGGGCGGAGTCGGACCGCATCGTCGAGGCGCTCGACGTCCTCGCGACGACCTGTACGAAGATCTGCGAGGGTCAATCGCTGGACGTCACCTTCGAGGAACGAGCCGACGTCTCGCCCGACGAGTACCTGGAGATGGTCGAACAGAAGACGGCCGTACTGTACGCCGCATCGGCGTGTCTCCCCGCAATTTTGCTGGGAGCCGACGACGAGA containing:
- the idsA3 gene encoding geranylfarnesyl diphosphate synthase, which codes for MTSPEAREEAVLEAVRQRRERVNDAIPEELPIKRPERLYEASRYLLDAGGKRLRPAVLLTTAEALADVEPLSTEYRSFDALDGSGPVDVMAAAVSVEVIQSFTLIHDDIMDDDDLRRGVPAVHKEYDLETAILAGDTLYSKAFEIMLDTGAESDRIVEALDVLATTCTKICEGQSLDVTFEERADVSPDEYLEMVEQKTAVLYAASACLPAILLGADDETIDALYGYGLDVGRAFQIQDDVLDLTVPSEQLGKQRGSDLVENKQTLITVHARNQGVDVDNLVDTDDVDAVTEAEIDDAVAELEAAGSISYANETARDLVEQGKNRLEVVPDNEARELLCELADYLIQRGY